A region of Anguilla anguilla isolate fAngAng1 chromosome 18, fAngAng1.pri, whole genome shotgun sequence DNA encodes the following proteins:
- the LOC118218332 gene encoding beta-microseminoprotein-like, which produces MYIALLAFATVCNAGCYLKPLLLTDFMHPPKGCQDEDGELHDFMAEWNKHCYECVCFHHGAICCDTINIAVAHSPECEAVVDRQACTSKVVLKSDKTKECV; this is translated from the exons atGTACA TTGCTCTACTGGCCTTTGCCACGGTCTGCAATGCTGGCTGCTACTTGAAGCCGTTGCTCCTCACGGACTTCATGCACCCTCCCAAAG GTTGCCAGGATGAGGATGGTGAACTGCATGACTTTATGGCGGAATGGAATAAGCACTGCTATGAGTGCGTCTGCTTCCACCACGGAGCAATCTGCTGTGACAC gaTAAACATCGCTGTGGCTCATTCCCCGGAGTGTGAGGCGGTTGTTGACAGACAGGCCTGCACATCCAAAGTTGTCCTGAAGTCTGACAAAACTAAggaatgtgtttaa
- the LOC118218091 gene encoding sphingomyelin synthase-related protein 1-like, with product MAAPEVSVARWSPKQVARWLEEEGFGEYVDLLCTEHRLDGVSLLTLTEYDLRSPPLKIRVLGDIKRLMLSLRRLRRQNGTALQELGVACEGRDQACDGWDWVCSGRGHDSCDGPTRRSASGLCHQHQHANGKFRPSGSELDPECWKTAVSSVYVMLVCGLTSFVMVIVHDRVPDMQTYPPLPDIFLDSVPRIPWAFAMAEACGLVLFSIWLLVLLLHKHRSILMRRLCSLMGTVFMLRCVTMFVTSLSVPGQHLQCSEKMYGDVWEKLRRALAIWSGFGMTLTGVHTCGDYMFSGHTVVLTMLNFFVTEYTPRGWNFIHTLSWVLNLFGIFFILAAHEHYTIDVFVAFYITTRIFMYYHTLANARAYQQSRRARVWFPMFSFFERNVHGPVPNEYCWPFDKPAFMKMLIG from the exons ATGGCAGCCCCCGAGGTTAGTGTGGCCCGCTGGAGCCCCAAGCAGGTGGCGCgctggctggaggaggagggtttCGGGGAGTACGTGGACCTCCTGTGCACCGAGCACCGCCTGGATGGGGTCAGCCTGCTCACGCTCACCGAGTACGACCTGCGCAGCCCACCGCTGAAGATCAGGGTCCTGGGCGACATCAAGCGGCTGATGCTGTCGCTGCGGCGACTGCGGCGGCAGAACGGAACCGCCCTGCAGGAGCTGGGCGTGGCCTGCGAGGGGCGGGACCAGGCTTGTGATGGGTGGGACTGGGTCTGTAGTGGGCGGGGCCATGACT CCTGCGACGGGCCCACGCGCCGATCTGCCTCCGGTCTCtgccaccagcaccagcacgcCAACGGAAAGTTCCGGCCGAGCGGGTCGGAGCTGGACCCGGAGTGCTGGAAGACGGCGGTGAGCTCCGTCTACGTCATGCTGGTGTGCGGCCTCACCTCCTTCGTCATGGTGATCGTGCACGACCGCGTGCCCGACATGCAGACCTACCCGCCCCTGCCCGATATATTCCTGGACAG TGTACCCCGAATCCCCTGGGCCTTTGCCATGGCTGAGGCATGTGGGCTGGTCCTGTTCAGTATTTGGCTGCTGGTTCTTCTgcttcacaaacacag GTCGATCCTGATGCGACGTCTCTGCAGCTTGATGGGGACGGTCTTCATGCTGCGCTGCGTCACCATGTTCGtcacctctctctccgtcccggGACAGCACCTGCAGTGTTCCGAAAAG ATGTACGGGGACGTCTGGGAGAAGCTGCGGCGGGCGCTGGCCATTTGGAGCGGCTTCGGGATGACCCTGACGGGCGTGCACACCTGCGGGGACTACATGTTCAGCGGCCACACCGTCGTGCTCACCATGCTCAACTTCTTCGTCACCGAGT ATACGCCGCGGGGCTGGAACTTCATCCACACGCTGTCCTGGGTCCTGAACTTGTTCGGCATCTTCTTCATCCTGGCGGCGCACGAGCACTACACCATCGACGTGTTCGTGGCCTTCTACATCACCACGCGCATCTTCATGTACTACCACACGCTGGCCAACGCGCGGGCCTACCAGCAGAGCCGCCGGGCGCGCGTCTGGTTCCCCATGTTCTCCTTCTTCGAGCGCAACGTCCACGGGCCCGTGCCCAACGAGTACTGCTGGCCCTTCGACAAGCCCGCCTTCATGAAGATGCTGATCGGCTAG